In Marivirga salinae, a single window of DNA contains:
- a CDS encoding CapA family protein, producing MIKSFFTFLIVLFILSGCKSLQKTQQKNDSKEAQTKVDSTKIKKDTVQIVLKDTIQTQEEVTLKIHPKQPDTISVIGVGDIMIGTNFPNDGYLPPDSGKYMLSSVAHVLRDADLTFGNQEGVILNEGGEAKSCSDPSLCYIFRSPEHLAQHYVEAGIDLMSLANNHAGDFGDTGRKNTMRVLDSLGIHHAGQLARPFTIFEHERIKYGFVAFSPNNGTQSINDLEAALGLIQHLDTLTDIIIVSFHGGAEGKKYQHVTREREFFYGENRGNVYEFSHEMIDAGADIIFGHGPHVARAIEVYKNRFIAYSLGNFATYGRFNLRGENGLAPIAKVWIREDGSFIKGKIISAVQKGAGVPEIDVNHGAAQKIKELTESDFPESKILIDPEGNIRYIQDQF from the coding sequence ATGATCAAGTCCTTTTTCACATTTTTAATAGTACTTTTCATCCTTTCAGGCTGTAAATCCTTGCAAAAAACGCAACAGAAGAATGATTCTAAGGAAGCTCAAACAAAGGTTGACAGCACTAAAATAAAAAAAGATACAGTTCAAATAGTTCTTAAAGATACTATTCAGACTCAAGAAGAAGTAACTCTTAAAATCCATCCTAAACAGCCTGACACGATAAGTGTAATTGGAGTTGGTGATATTATGATTGGTACAAACTTCCCAAATGATGGCTATTTACCGCCCGATTCAGGTAAATACATGCTGTCTTCAGTAGCTCATGTTTTAAGAGATGCAGATTTAACCTTTGGAAATCAGGAAGGTGTGATCCTAAACGAAGGAGGAGAAGCTAAAAGTTGTTCTGACCCTTCTCTTTGCTATATTTTTAGAAGTCCAGAACATTTGGCTCAGCATTATGTAGAAGCTGGAATTGATTTGATGAGTTTGGCCAATAATCATGCTGGAGATTTTGGAGATACTGGAAGAAAAAATACTATGCGCGTTTTAGACAGTTTGGGAATCCATCATGCAGGGCAATTGGCTCGACCATTCACCATCTTTGAGCATGAAAGAATTAAATATGGGTTTGTAGCATTTTCACCAAATAATGGTACTCAAAGTATCAACGATTTGGAAGCTGCCCTAGGTTTAATTCAGCATTTAGATACTTTAACAGATATCATCATCGTTTCTTTTCATGGTGGCGCTGAAGGTAAAAAATACCAGCATGTAACGCGAGAAAGAGAATTTTTCTACGGTGAAAACAGAGGGAATGTATATGAATTCTCTCATGAAATGATAGATGCGGGTGCCGATATCATTTTCGGGCATGGGCCACATGTTGCTCGTGCAATTGAAGTTTATAAAAATAGATTTATTGCTTACAGCTTAGGAAATTTCGCGACTTACGGAAGATTCAATTTAAGAGGTGAAAATGGCTTAGCTCCTATTGCAAAAGTTTGGATAAGAGAAGATGGAAGTTTCATAAAAGGTAAAATTATTTCTGCAGTTCAAAAGGGTGCGGGAGTGCCTGAAATAGATGTTAACCATGGGGCTGCTCAAAAAATTAAGGAATTAACGGAATCTGATTTTCCAGAATCTAAGATTTTAATTGACCCCGAAGGGAATATTCGCTATATTCAGGATCAATTTTAA
- a CDS encoding MerR family transcriptional regulator: MPYKEKTIEKKYYTIGEVAEQFDVATSLIRFWEGEFDIIKPKKNRKGNRQFTKEDIENVKLIYHLVKEKGFTLQGAKDMLKNDSNEVRDKMEMLDSLRNIRNFLTEIKENIQ, translated from the coding sequence GTGCCATACAAGGAAAAAACCATAGAGAAAAAATACTACACCATTGGTGAAGTAGCCGAACAATTCGATGTTGCTACCTCTTTGATTCGATTCTGGGAGGGAGAATTTGATATTATCAAACCCAAGAAAAACAGAAAAGGCAATAGACAATTTACTAAAGAAGATATTGAAAATGTAAAATTGATTTATCATTTGGTGAAAGAAAAAGGATTCACTTTGCAGGGCGCTAAAGATATGCTTAAAAATGATTCCAATGAGGTTCGGGATAAAATGGAAATGTTGGACTCATTAAGAAATATCAGAAACTTTTTAACCGAAATTAAGGAGAATATACAATAA
- a CDS encoding M23 family metallopeptidase produces MARIKYYYDTETCRYERVKVSKWDIFLNLLGFLSVSLILAVGIIIVYNAYFDSPKEAQLKKENKELQFYYEMMEQEVNNVQKVLSSLQERDDEVYRNIMGAEPIPSSIRSAGVGGAERYKNIIESDLEREKLILGMMQEMDKVKKQMYIQTKSYDEILEMAENKEEMMASIPAIQPIPNKELKRLASGYGMRMHPILKVVRMHEGCDFSAPRGTPIYSTGDGEVIRVSSTFGGFGKLVVIDHGYGFITKYAHMSSFNVKRGDKVKRGDCIGFVGTTGTSTAPHLHYEIHKDNKPINPVHYFYQDVSDEEYEKLLELSSRENQSLG; encoded by the coding sequence ATGGCAAGAATTAAATACTATTACGATACCGAAACTTGCAGATATGAGCGAGTAAAGGTTTCAAAGTGGGACATATTTTTAAATTTATTAGGCTTTTTGTCTGTATCATTGATTCTAGCTGTCGGCATTATCATAGTTTACAATGCATATTTCGACTCTCCGAAAGAGGCTCAACTCAAAAAGGAAAATAAGGAGCTTCAGTTCTATTATGAAATGATGGAACAGGAAGTAAACAATGTTCAGAAGGTCCTATCATCACTACAAGAAAGAGATGATGAAGTTTACCGAAACATTATGGGTGCTGAGCCTATTCCTTCAAGTATTAGGTCTGCTGGAGTTGGAGGAGCTGAGCGTTACAAAAACATTATTGAAAGTGATCTTGAGCGAGAAAAACTTATCCTTGGCATGATGCAGGAAATGGATAAGGTGAAAAAGCAAATGTATATTCAGACCAAATCTTATGATGAGATTCTGGAAATGGCAGAAAATAAAGAAGAAATGATGGCTTCTATCCCTGCTATCCAACCTATCCCGAACAAAGAATTAAAAAGATTAGCATCTGGTTACGGAATGAGAATGCATCCAATCTTGAAAGTAGTAAGGATGCATGAAGGTTGTGATTTCTCTGCACCAAGAGGTACTCCAATTTATTCTACCGGAGATGGTGAAGTTATTAGAGTTAGTAGCACTTTTGGTGGATTTGGTAAATTAGTTGTGATAGACCACGGTTATGGTTTTATTACTAAATATGCTCACATGTCATCTTTCAATGTAAAAAGAGGAGATAAAGTAAAAAGAGGAGATTGTATCGGTTTTGTTGGAACAACAGGAACTTCTACGGCACCTCACTTACACTATGAAATTCATAAAGACAATAAGCCAATCAATCCTGTTCACTATTTCTATCAGGATGTATCGGATGAAGAATATGAAAAATTATTAGAATTGTCATCTAGAGAAAATCAATCACTAGGTTAA